A single window of Bos javanicus breed banteng chromosome 19, ARS-OSU_banteng_1.0, whole genome shotgun sequence DNA harbors:
- the LOC133232993 gene encoding histidine-rich glycoprotein-like, whose amino-acid sequence MLGLRGRGWSSSHTLHAVWPAPPQGGADPGGSSELPGGCLDGEMATCKKADPLNTNHTHTLTQTHTYSYTHTHAHAHTHTHAYTCSCTHILSQLAHTLMHILTHILSLSHTHTHAHTLMHIHARAHTHSHNSHTHLYIHMHTHTHIHKLVHTRRHTRMCTHTRMCTHTHTHIHILTHAMHTHMLTHTHSHTHTHTLTYSYTCTHTHTKLTHTCTHTGMHSQMHVHTRMNMHTRSLSHTLTCTCTHIHTQLTYTCLCTHTLSHTHTHTHAHSHTHSLSLSLTYTHTHMPGLGQLMFYEQLS is encoded by the coding sequence ATGCTGGGCTTGCGGGGCCGTGGCTGGAGTTCCTCCCACACCCTCCATGCGGTGTGGCCGGCCCCTCCCCAGGGAGGTGCAGACCCAGGAGGAAGCAGTGAGCTGCCTGGGGGCTGTTTAGATGGCGAGATGGCCACTTGTAAGAAAGCAGATCCCCTCaacacaaaccacacacacacactcacacaaacacacacatactcatacacacatacacatgctcatgcacacacacacactcatgcatacACATGCTCGTGCACACACATACTCTCACAACttgcacacacactcatgcacattctcacacacattctctctctctcacacacacacacacacgcacacacactcatgcatatACATgctcgtgcacacacacattctcacaaCTCGCACACACACttgtacatacacatgcatacacacactcatatacacaaACTCGTGCACACACGCCGACACACAcgaatgtgcacacacacacgaatgtgcacacacactcacacacacatacacatactcacacatgccatgcacacacacatgctaacgcacacacactcacacacacatacacacacactcacatactcatacacatgcacacacacacataccaaactcacacacacgtgcacacacactggCATGCACTCACAGATGCATGTGCATACACGCATGAACATGCACACACGCTCGCTCTCACACACACttacatgcacatgcacacacattcacacccaACTCACATACACATgcttatgcacacacacactctcacacactcacacgcacacTCATGCACATTCtcacacacattctctctctctctctctcacatacacacacacacacatgccagggCTAGGACAGTTAATGTTCTATGAGCAGCTCTCATAG